From the genome of Chryseobacterium shigense, one region includes:
- the rlmD gene encoding 23S rRNA (uracil(1939)-C(5))-methyltransferase RlmD, with product MRKKKDIILENIKLFGAGAKGVAIGKTEEGKTVLISGAVPGDVVNARVKKSKSKYYEAETVEILEKSPFRVDPKCIHFGTCGGCKWQNMSYEKQLDFKQEEVYNNIKRIGGIDDFETVSILGAEEQYFYRNKMEFSFSNARWLTQYEISSEENFGNKDALGFHIPGMWSKILDLKECFLQEDPSNAIRLAVKKFGVDNGLDFFDVRNQEGFLRTLMMRQNSKGEWMVLFQLYREEKENREKLFQFLLEQFPQIKTLVYAINSKQNDSIYDLDINTYSGEGFLMEEMDGLKFKIGPKSFFQTNYKQALELYRKTLEFADLKGDEVVYDLYTGTGTIAQYVARNAKHVIGIESVQEAIDAAIEHAKLNGLTNTTFYCGDMKNVFNDEFLENHPKADVLITDPPRDGMHQKVVEQILKLAPEKVVYVSCNSATQARDLALMKEHYTLVKILPVDMFPQTHHVENIALLVKK from the coding sequence ATGAGAAAGAAGAAAGATATAATTCTTGAAAATATTAAATTATTTGGCGCAGGAGCAAAAGGTGTTGCCATAGGAAAAACGGAAGAAGGAAAGACTGTGCTTATTTCCGGAGCAGTTCCCGGAGATGTGGTTAATGCCAGAGTGAAAAAATCCAAGTCCAAGTATTATGAAGCAGAAACTGTAGAAATTCTGGAAAAATCGCCATTCAGAGTAGATCCTAAATGTATTCATTTCGGAACCTGCGGCGGATGCAAGTGGCAGAATATGAGCTACGAAAAACAGCTTGATTTCAAACAGGAAGAAGTATATAACAATATTAAAAGAATCGGGGGAATTGATGATTTTGAAACCGTTTCAATTTTAGGAGCCGAAGAACAGTATTTCTACAGAAATAAAATGGAGTTTTCCTTTTCCAATGCAAGATGGCTTACCCAATATGAAATAAGTTCCGAAGAGAATTTCGGAAACAAAGATGCATTAGGATTCCATATTCCGGGAATGTGGAGTAAAATCCTGGACCTGAAAGAATGCTTTCTGCAGGAAGACCCGTCCAATGCAATACGTTTAGCTGTAAAAAAGTTCGGTGTAGACAACGGGCTGGATTTCTTTGATGTAAGAAACCAGGAAGGCTTTTTGAGAACCCTGATGATGAGACAAAACTCTAAAGGCGAGTGGATGGTTCTATTTCAGCTTTACAGAGAAGAAAAAGAAAACAGAGAAAAGCTTTTCCAGTTCTTACTGGAACAGTTTCCACAGATAAAAACGCTGGTTTATGCCATCAATTCAAAGCAGAATGATTCCATTTATGATTTAGATATCAATACCTATTCAGGAGAAGGATTCCTGATGGAAGAAATGGACGGACTGAAATTTAAAATAGGTCCCAAATCTTTCTTTCAGACCAATTACAAACAGGCATTGGAACTGTACAGAAAAACATTGGAATTTGCCGACCTGAAAGGTGATGAAGTTGTTTATGACCTGTATACAGGAACCGGAACTATTGCACAATATGTTGCCAGAAACGCAAAGCATGTTATCGGTATAGAATCCGTTCAGGAAGCCATAGATGCTGCTATTGAGCACGCCAAATTAAATGGCCTTACCAATACTACATTCTATTGTGGGGACATGAAAAATGTCTTCAACGATGAATTCCTGGAAAATCATCCAAAAGCAGATGTCTTAATTACCGATCCGCCAAGAGACGGGATGCATCAGAAAGTGGTAGAGCAGATTCTTAAGCTTGCTCCTGAAAAAGTAGTTTATGTAAGCTGTAATTCAGCAACACAGGCGAGAGATCTTGCCTTGATGAAAGAACATTATACCCTTGTAAAAATATTGCCGGTAGATATGTTCCCGCAAACCCACCACGTTGAAAACATAGCACTGCTTGTTAAAAAATAA
- a CDS encoding TlpA family protein disulfide reductase, producing MKKYLLLFIITAFVMSCSKKVEVKGKITGSSPLERIEFVEASGVATLPLVNIGLDKDGSFTGSFEAPKEGMYVINYAGKQNLIYLEGGQKLNISGNSMTFPNEFVVTGDAKKNNDFLQASQKFLGEYGSKINIQQLMSGDEKTFLKGAQKIEADINKNVEELAQKNNPGKGILEWKKNDVKVTVLNLLANYEMAQRQMSGNPSFKVSKAFQDYENKLQDNKDVLVKTIPLYRQYLLVKMSPDFQKYAEAKTKGKTDVTTSEIFAQFLKDRKEVSQTAKDYLLAFVVAQDIHPGAPAKNIDKVKKIIDTDITDAAIKADLVKMQLAVNGLKVGEAAPEAPLVKADGKSYQLSENKGKPYMLFFYASWNPYISEGTVPVLKEVVNFYKSKMNFVFVNVDDTKDQFVKTSSALLKGIPGTNVYGEKGLESDIAKKYGVYGFKLPCFVIVDKDGKIAGRSFVNLGEQEVVTILDKLTGLSAPKVQPSAQVMPGMQIDPPAQPASPQPAPTK from the coding sequence ATGAAAAAATATCTTTTATTGTTTATCATCACAGCTTTTGTGATGTCTTGTTCAAAAAAAGTTGAAGTTAAAGGAAAAATTACAGGAAGCTCACCACTCGAAAGAATTGAATTTGTTGAAGCTTCCGGTGTGGCTACCCTTCCTCTTGTTAATATTGGTTTAGATAAAGATGGAAGCTTTACAGGAAGCTTTGAAGCTCCTAAAGAAGGAATGTATGTAATCAACTACGCAGGAAAACAAAACCTGATTTATCTTGAAGGCGGGCAGAAATTAAATATTTCCGGAAATTCAATGACCTTCCCTAATGAATTTGTAGTTACAGGAGATGCTAAGAAAAATAATGATTTCCTTCAGGCAAGCCAAAAATTCCTGGGAGAATACGGAAGTAAGATCAACATCCAGCAGCTGATGTCCGGAGATGAGAAAACATTCTTAAAAGGAGCTCAGAAAATCGAAGCCGATATCAATAAAAATGTAGAAGAGCTTGCTCAGAAAAATAATCCGGGCAAAGGAATTCTGGAGTGGAAAAAGAATGACGTGAAAGTAACCGTTCTTAACCTTCTTGCCAACTATGAAATGGCACAGCGCCAGATGTCAGGAAACCCGTCATTTAAAGTTTCCAAGGCGTTCCAGGATTACGAAAACAAATTGCAGGATAACAAAGACGTATTGGTAAAAACCATTCCGCTGTACAGACAATATTTGCTTGTAAAAATGAGCCCTGATTTCCAAAAATATGCAGAAGCAAAAACTAAAGGTAAAACAGATGTTACCACTTCTGAAATTTTTGCACAGTTCCTGAAAGACAGAAAAGAAGTTTCGCAGACAGCGAAAGATTATCTGTTGGCATTTGTGGTAGCTCAGGATATTCATCCGGGTGCTCCTGCAAAGAATATTGATAAAGTTAAAAAAATCATCGATACAGATATTACAGATGCTGCCATCAAAGCAGATCTAGTTAAAATGCAATTAGCCGTTAACGGTCTTAAAGTAGGGGAAGCTGCTCCTGAAGCACCATTGGTAAAAGCAGACGGTAAATCTTACCAGCTTTCTGAAAACAAAGGAAAACCTTATATGCTGTTCTTCTATGCATCATGGAACCCTTACATTAGTGAAGGAACAGTTCCTGTACTGAAAGAAGTCGTAAATTTCTATAAATCTAAAATGAACTTCGTTTTTGTAAACGTAGACGATACAAAAGATCAGTTTGTGAAAACCAGCAGCGCATTACTAAAAGGAATTCCTGGAACAAATGTTTACGGAGAAAAAGGATTGGAATCAGATATTGCAAAAAAATACGGAGTGTACGGATTTAAACTGCCTTGCTTTGTAATTGTTGATAAAGACGGTAAAATTGCCGGCAGATCTTTTGTAAACCTTGGCGAACAGGAAGTAGTAACAATATTGGATAAACTTACAGGGCTTTCCGCACCAAAAGTACAGCCTAGTGCTCAGGTGATGCCGGGAATGCAGATTGACCCTCCTGCACAGCCTGCAAGTCCGCAACCTGCACCAACAAAATAA
- a CDS encoding succinate dehydrogenase/fumarate reductase iron-sulfur subunit, with product MSAKKGLHLTLKIWRQKNSKTKGQFETYKISDVSTDSSFLEMLDILNENIINEGKEPIAFDHDCREGICGMCSLYINGRAHGPDTGITTCQLHMRMFKDGETIVIEPWRSAAFPVIKDLMVDRSAFDRVMAAGGFISVNTSGNTLDANAIPVPKEDADKAMDAAACIGCGACVATCKNGSAMLFVGAKVSQYALLPQGRVEAKRRVLNMVKAMDEEGFGNCSNTGACEVECPKGISLENIARMNREYMAAMVDNG from the coding sequence ATGAGTGCAAAAAAAGGCCTTCATCTTACCCTGAAAATTTGGAGACAAAAAAATAGCAAAACTAAAGGTCAGTTCGAGACCTACAAAATATCAGACGTTTCTACAGATTCTTCTTTCTTAGAAATGTTGGATATTCTGAACGAGAATATCATCAACGAAGGAAAAGAACCTATCGCTTTTGATCACGACTGTCGTGAAGGAATCTGTGGTATGTGTTCCCTTTATATCAACGGTAGAGCACATGGTCCCGATACGGGAATCACAACATGTCAGCTTCACATGAGAATGTTCAAAGACGGTGAAACCATCGTTATTGAACCTTGGAGAAGTGCGGCTTTCCCGGTTATCAAAGACTTAATGGTAGACAGGAGCGCATTCGACAGAGTAATGGCTGCCGGAGGTTTCATCTCCGTGAACACTTCAGGTAATACATTGGATGCCAATGCTATTCCGGTTCCTAAAGAAGATGCAGACAAAGCAATGGATGCTGCAGCATGTATCGGATGTGGTGCATGTGTGGCTACTTGTAAAAACGGATCTGCAATGCTGTTCGTAGGAGCTAAAGTTTCTCAGTATGCCCTTTTACCTCAAGGTAGAGTAGAAGCGAAAAGAAGAGTTCTGAACATGGTAAAAGCTATGGACGAAGAAGGATTCGGGAACTGTTCGAATACAGGAGCATGCGAAGTAGAATGTCCGAAAGGAATTTCTCTTGAAAACATTGCCAGAATGAACAGAGAATACATGGCTGCCATGGTAGATAACGGATAG
- a CDS encoding fumarate reductase/succinate dehydrogenase flavoprotein subunit has protein sequence MSKLDSKIPAGPLKDKWKHHKDHMNLVAPNNRDKIDIIVVGTGLAGGSAAATLAEQGYNVKAFCYQDSPRRAHSIAAQGGINAAKNYQGDGDSTYRLFYDTIKGGDYRAREANVYRLAEVSANIIDQCVSQGVPFGRDYGGQLDNRSFGGVQVKRTFYAKGQTGQQLLLGAYSSMSRQIGKGRIKMYNRHEMMELVIVDGKARGIIARNLVTGEIERHSAHAVVIASGGYGNVYFLSTNAMGSNVSAAWKIHKKGAYFANPCYVQIHPTCIPVHGTQQSKLTLMSESLRNSGRIWVPKKIEDSVAIREGKLRPENIKEEDRDYYLERRYPAFGNLVPRDVASRAGKERCDAGFGIENNDTKEGVYLDFSTEIIKKGKEAAIEKHIHNPTDQQIYDLGKAWIEEKYGNLFVMYEKITADDPYKTPMKIYPAVHYTMGGVWVDYNLQSTIPGCFVIGEANFSDHGANRLGASALMQGLADGYFVLPYTIADYLSADIRTGVIPTNSNEFDQAEKEIKDKVDFFLNNKGTHSVDYFHKKLGHIMWNKVGMGRTPEGLKEAIAEIAQVKKDFWADVKVPGDADGMNTELEKAFRVADFIELGQLMAIDALHRNESCGGHFREDHATPEGEAERDDVNFKYVGAWEYQTDDITTEVLHKEDLIYENIEVKARSYK, from the coding sequence ATGAGTAAATTAGATTCAAAAATTCCGGCTGGTCCTTTAAAGGATAAATGGAAGCATCATAAAGACCATATGAACCTTGTTGCACCAAACAACAGAGATAAGATTGATATTATTGTTGTAGGTACAGGTTTGGCAGGAGGTTCCGCTGCAGCTACACTGGCTGAACAGGGATATAACGTAAAAGCATTCTGCTATCAGGATTCTCCGAGAAGAGCACACTCAATTGCTGCACAGGGAGGTATCAATGCTGCTAAAAACTATCAGGGTGACGGTGACTCTACTTACAGATTGTTCTATGACACCATCAAAGGTGGTGACTACAGAGCAAGAGAGGCCAACGTTTACAGACTTGCTGAAGTTTCTGCAAATATTATCGACCAGTGTGTTTCACAAGGTGTTCCCTTTGGAAGAGATTACGGTGGCCAGTTAGATAACCGTTCATTTGGTGGAGTTCAGGTAAAGAGAACTTTTTATGCAAAAGGACAGACAGGTCAGCAGTTATTATTAGGTGCTTATTCTTCAATGAGCCGTCAGATCGGTAAAGGAAGAATCAAAATGTACAACCGTCATGAAATGATGGAATTGGTAATTGTAGACGGAAAAGCAAGAGGAATTATCGCAAGAAACCTGGTGACAGGTGAGATCGAAAGACATTCTGCTCACGCTGTTGTTATCGCTTCTGGAGGTTACGGAAATGTATATTTCCTTTCCACCAACGCAATGGGTTCAAACGTTTCTGCAGCTTGGAAAATCCACAAAAAAGGAGCGTATTTCGCAAATCCTTGTTATGTACAGATTCACCCGACTTGTATTCCGGTTCACGGAACACAGCAGTCTAAACTTACTTTGATGTCAGAATCTCTTAGAAACTCAGGAAGAATCTGGGTTCCTAAGAAAATTGAAGATTCTGTAGCCATCAGAGAAGGAAAGCTTAGACCGGAAAATATTAAAGAAGAAGATAGAGATTATTATTTGGAAAGAAGATATCCTGCATTCGGAAACTTGGTGCCTAGAGACGTTGCGTCCAGAGCTGGTAAAGAAAGATGTGATGCTGGTTTCGGAATCGAAAATAATGATACTAAAGAAGGTGTTTACTTAGATTTCTCTACAGAGATCATCAAAAAAGGTAAAGAAGCCGCTATTGAAAAACATATTCATAATCCTACAGATCAGCAAATCTATGATTTAGGAAAAGCCTGGATTGAGGAAAAATATGGTAACCTATTCGTAATGTACGAAAAGATTACAGCAGATGATCCTTACAAAACTCCAATGAAGATTTATCCTGCAGTACACTACACAATGGGTGGTGTTTGGGTTGATTACAACTTACAGTCTACAATTCCTGGATGTTTCGTAATTGGTGAAGCTAACTTCTCTGATCACGGGGCTAACAGATTGGGAGCTTCTGCTTTGATGCAAGGTTTGGCAGACGGATATTTTGTACTTCCTTACACGATTGCAGATTACCTTTCAGCAGACATTAGAACAGGTGTAATTCCTACAAATTCTAACGAGTTTGATCAGGCTGAAAAAGAAATTAAAGATAAAGTAGATTTCTTCTTAAATAATAAAGGAACCCATTCAGTAGATTATTTCCACAAAAAATTAGGACACATTATGTGGAATAAAGTGGGAATGGGAAGAACTCCTGAAGGTTTGAAAGAAGCTATTGCTGAAATTGCTCAGGTGAAAAAAGATTTCTGGGCAGACGTTAAGGTTCCCGGTGATGCCGATGGAATGAACACTGAACTTGAAAAAGCGTTCAGAGTGGCAGATTTCATCGAGCTTGGACAATTGATGGCTATTGATGCTTTACACAGAAACGAATCTTGTGGTGGACACTTCAGAGAAGATCATGCTACTCCAGAAGGTGAAGCAGAAAGAGATGATGTTAACTTTAAATATGTAGGAGCTTGGGAATATCAAACAGATGATATCACCACAGAAGTTCTGCATAAAGAAGACCTGATCTACGAGAACATTGAAGTTAAAGCAAGAAGTTACAAATAA
- a CDS encoding succinate dehydrogenase cytochrome b subunit: MAGLTSSTIGRKYAMALSAMFLLIFLILHLTTNLLSVLNRDAFNTASDFMGYNPFVQFLMQPVLGFAVIFHFIMGFVLEIKNNKARPIKYASNNPSVNSSWMSRNMIISGAVVLAFLALHLYDFWLHEINYKYVEGLAPDAERFWPELHEKFADIWRVALYVISFVLLGLHLAHGFQSSFQSVGARHPKYTPVIKAFGKWYSILIPAGFIFIAIFHFVTQ, translated from the coding sequence ATGGCAGGTTTAACGAGTTCTACGATAGGTAGAAAATATGCGATGGCATTATCAGCTATGTTTTTGCTGATCTTTCTTATACTGCATTTGACGACCAATTTGTTATCAGTCCTGAATCGTGATGCATTCAATACCGCATCGGATTTTATGGGCTATAATCCTTTTGTGCAGTTCTTAATGCAGCCTGTTCTTGGCTTTGCAGTTATTTTCCATTTCATTATGGGATTTGTGCTGGAAATTAAGAACAATAAAGCGCGTCCTATAAAGTATGCTTCCAACAATCCTTCCGTGAACTCTTCATGGATGTCCAGAAATATGATTATTTCAGGAGCAGTTGTTTTGGCATTCCTTGCGCTTCACTTATATGATTTCTGGCTTCATGAAATCAACTACAAGTATGTAGAAGGACTTGCTCCCGATGCAGAACGTTTCTGGCCGGAGCTGCATGAGAAATTTGCAGACATCTGGAGAGTGGCTTTATATGTGATCTCTTTTGTTTTGCTTGGTCTGCATTTGGCTCACGGTTTCCAGTCTTCATTCCAGTCTGTTGGTGCAAGGCATCCGAAATATACTCCGGTAATTAAAGCTTTTGGAAAATGGTATTCCATCCTTATTCCTGCAGGCTTTATTTTTATTGCAATTTTTCACTTCGTAACTCAATAA